The region GCCGATTCCTTTGATACGCGGTTCTTTGCAAAGGCATTTCCGACGCTGTTCCCGGTCGGAAATGGAGGCCCACGGCAAGCGGAGGAGAGCGTCGCGGACACGGCAGGGGACGGGGAAATGGTCCTTGACGCGGACGCCACAGCGCGGAGTCTAGTGTCGTCCCGGAACATGAGCCTGGAGACATGGGCAGGCTTGGTTCTCCAGCGTCACGGCGGTCGCTTTGCGACACACCACGTCTTCGCCTTTCTCGTCTTTAACATGGGCGTCAGGTCAAGGAACCGCCGGGTGAGCATGCTAAGCGTGAGAAGGAAGAATTTCCGCGAAGTGGAGCGTATTGTTCGATCGCTGACCGCAGAGAGGCTGGGGGAGGCCAGGGCTGAGTTAGAGGAATCCGGGAAAACTGTCGACGAGGCAGTCAACAAGCTGTTAAGGAGCCTGTCTCTGTAAGGGTTTCGCCAGCCGATGTCAAGGGAGAATCGTTTAAGTATGCGGCGGAAGATCAAGGCCCTCGTAATTCGGTACGGCATTCCGGCCATTTGGTTCACGCTGAACCCAAATGATATCACGAACCCAGTCAAGCTCAGGCTCGCGGCACACCGCTTCCGGGACCCGGACGAGGCCGAGGCCTTCTTAACGAGTCTCGACCTGGCATACAAGCGGGCGAGGCTGGCGATTTCGGACCCTCTCAGCTCGGCAATTTTCTTCCACAGGGAGATCGAGATGTTCTTCAAGTACTATGTGAGGACAGGGGAGGACTCGGTGTTCGGGCGTATCAGTCAATACTTTGGAGCTGTGGAGACCAACGAGCGCGGCGCGCTCCACCTCCACGGCATTCTCTGGCTTCAAGGGAACATGCATCTGAGCTCCATCCTCAAAGATGTGCAGGGGGAGGACCAGGCAACATATCGTGATCGGGTGATCCAGTACGTAGACAGCGTCTTCGCGGAGGTAAGTTTCTGCCGCATAATGTCCTAATCCAATACAGTCGTTTAACACGGGGCAAACGATGCAGGACCTCGACCAAGCGGCATCCGCGGCAGTTCAGGCGGAGAGGTCTGTGACGTCAGATATATCATGGATGTTGCAGAACAGCCACCAATTTGCCGCAGCGTTCGACGAGGAGGCAAATTTCTGCGCCGGCGCCACCCAGATACACACCCACAGCCCGACTTGTGTGAAGTATTCCATTAAGAAACAAGGGAGGAAGCGTAACCTCTGTCGGTTCAAAGCGCCTTGGAGACTTGTTGAGAAGACTGCGTTTACGGAAGACGGAGTGTTGCGGATTCGACGCAGGCACGAATGGGTAAATCGTTGGAACAAGGCGATAGCTGTAGGGCTGCGGCACAACCATGACATATCGTTCATCGCGACCCAGTGTAAGACCTTGGCCATAGTCTACTACGTGACGAACTATGCAACCAAAGTGGAGGATCCCGTATGGAAGCGTGTGGCAGCTGCGGCAGACGTATTCCGCGTTCTGAAGGACTCGACAAAGGGGTCTCAGGCGGGTGTCGCGCAGGTTGCTAGCGAGGATGACAGTCGTCAGAACAAGACGCGgcagttcttgatgaggGTTGCGAACCGGATATTCACGGAGCGGCCCTTGTCGCAGGTAGAGGTCGTCGCCAATTTGCTGGGCTACCCTACCGAGTTTGCAAACAATGACGCATGGACGTTTTTAAATGCATCTTCCCTCTACTGGCACATCTTCCGACGGTGGAGCCACCTGCGAAGCGCGAGTGGTATGGAGCATGTGGACGAGCCTATGGACGAGACGGTCCTTCTGGAGGAAGCTGGGGAGAGGGTCTCCTTTGTGCAGGCATACCCGCACCGTGGCAGACTTCTGCAAGGCCTGTCACTGTACGACTATATGTCCTTGGTCAAACTGAAGCGGAAGGGCAAGAGGGCAGCTACTTGGGGCGAGCTGGAGTTTGACAGTGTCTGGCCGCTCTCGCAGATGTGGGTGCAGGCATTGCGGAGGCCGGGTAGGCATGCCGTCGTCTGTCTGGACGGCTACCTCTGCATGGAttttggcgaggaagaggagctcTATCACAGGAGGTATGTACGCCCCAGTGGCCATCAGATCTGGATTGTCGTCCAAGAGCGGCAGGGTCCGGAACAAAGATTGACATTGGTAGCGCAGGGCGGCCGTACAACATCTGGCCATCTTTGTCCCGTGGGAGTCGTTCTTGTCCGAGACGTCAGGCGATATCAATACCATTTGGGAGAGACAAAAACAGGGTCTGGCTCGCAGGGTGTCATTTCTTGTAGACAACGTTCAACTACTCCGCCGGTCCGCCGAAGACGTGAAGCGAGATGCCAGACAGTGGGCCGCCATGTCCGGAGAGACAGATCCTATGGCTGACGTGACCGAGTCGGGCATggctgatggcgatgatgagcTGGGAATAGGGTACCGGTCAGACAATATCGGCAATGCAGTTCGCCTCATTGACGTTTTCAGAAATGCGGTAGGAAGTGGTCAGATCACGACCGGATCAAAAGAAATCTCGACAATGGTGCAGGAACTGTGCCGATTTCAGGTAGCGTCCCTGTGCTCGACGGATGATCTGCGTGCCACGGTGGTTATAGAGCGAGGACCAAGAACACTCGGCCTCCGAGGACACCCGTCTTCGGGGGCAGAGATCCCGAGACAGGAACAGGTCAGGTCTATTAAATCGCAGCAAATAAGCGCGTCcaaggagagggagaggatgatCCAGGGGGTGCAGAGCctgggcagcaacaacacgaCCGGTCACAGTAGAGCTGCGTACAGTGTCCTTCACGGCTTCGGCGA is a window of Pochonia chlamydosporia 170 chromosome 5, whole genome shotgun sequence DNA encoding:
- a CDS encoding ATP-dependent DNA helicase PIF1 (similar to Metarhizium robertsii ARSEF 23 XP_007826337.2), yielding MRRKIKALVIRYGIPAIWFTLNPNDITNPVKLRLAAHRFRDPDEAEAFLTSLDLAYKRARLAISDPLSSAIFFHREIEMFFKYYVRTGEDSVFGRISQYFGAVETNERGALHLHGILWLQGNMHLSSILKDVQGEDQATYRDRVIQYVDSVFAESFNTGQTMQDLDQAASAAVQAERSVTSDISWMLQNSHQFAAAFDEEANFCAGATQIHTHSPTCVKYSIKKQGRKRNLCRFKAPWRLVEKTAFTEDGVLRIRRRHEWVNRWNKAIAVGLRHNHDISFIATQCKTLAIVYYVTNYATKVEDPVWKRVAAAADVFRVLKDSTKGSQAGVAQVASEDDSRQNKTRQFLMRVANRIFTERPLSQVEVVANLLGYPTEFANNDAWTFLNASSLYWHIFRRWSHLRSASGMEHVDEPMDETVLLEEAGERVSFVQAYPHRGRLLQGLSLYDYMSLVKLKRKGKRAATWGELEFDSVWPLSQMWVQALRRPGRHAVVCLDGYLCMDFGEEEELYHRRAAVQHLAIFVPWESFLSETSGDINTIWERQKQGLARRVSFLVDNVQLLRRSAEDVKRDARQWAAMSGETDPMADVTESGMADGDDELGIGYRSDNIGNAVRLIDVFRNAVGSGQITTGSKEISTMVQELCRFQVASLCSTDDLRATVVIERGPRTLGLRGHPSSGAEIPRQEQVRSIKSQQISASKERERMIQGVQSLGSNNTTGHSRAAYSVLHGFGEDDISITAADSETVAGATGPSTSIGFGPATSFLEAGRQLAVSFTLNQRQSIALRLICRQLDRVRRDERGTPQLCQFVGGEGGTGKSRVIEAIAALFASKGISHRLLVTATSGTAAAQINGITIHSACNLSKGILRTSLYTHVDGIRSSSSGDLYIDGQARMDWQEKWLLIVDEVSMLGARTLHAANEQLCKLRGCTEEFGGIPIVVFCGDFHQFRPVQERSILLPSAAIPWDEERTFRTEQRYQHDKAHALWKKFTTVVMLNEQVRAAGDPRLRGLLTRIREGIQDQTDVDLLNRTCYQEGRRIPWESGITVVTPLNKNRWNLNVEAVLSFQKQRQAPMRIFISEHKWKDGQPTEEEALMMMGYGDDSAIPVPAIFMFVPGMAVVVNQNTHQGLKVVNGSRYVALDVILDKKYPGYRISRDTTLHFGPPAGVLLASESTRDLHFVGMPPGTVLLAPISTKIECQSKRPWQQCDVTRRGLPCAAAFACTDYKVQSRTLDQVALELRGTRTTNIDGKAVPAQCDPYSLYVQLSRSRSLKGIMLLSKARGKDFIGNKVPDNMVAAEQELEVLSETTIKEAECWDWTE